The region ATTTGTATTTTTAGGGCTATCTATAACCATAGTCTCGTGTGTGGCTAGAAATTTTCTGATATTTGAGTTAGGATCGTTAAGATCGCCTATTATACGGCTACCGCCCACACAGCTCTCTACGCATGCTGGCTGAAGTCCCGCTCTTAGTCTGTGGTCGCAGAAGGTGCATTTATCGGCCTTGTAGGTATGTAAGCTAAGATATCTTGCATGATATGGACAGGCCTCCACACAAAGCGCACAGCCTATGCACTCTTTTGTGTCGATCTTTACGATGCCGTTGCTTCTTTGATAGCTTGCTCCTGTTGGACAAACGTCGATACAGGCTGGTTTGTTGCAGTGATTGCAAAGTCTTGGAAGCGACGCAATGACCGCCATTTTACCGCTTTTATCCTTTGCCTCGTACTCAGAAACGATGGTCCTAAAAGCACCTGGCTGAACGTCGTTTTCCAACATACAGCTCATAGTACATGACTGACAGCCAACACATCTTGTTAGATCTATCGCCATGCCGTAGCGAACACCACCACCACTAAAGTCCTTTGGTGCTGCCTTTAGTGCAGTCGTAGCGAAAAATAGTCCTGCAGCTGCGATAAAACTACGACGAGAGTTTAGGGTCTGTTGCATAAGAATTTCTCCTTTCTTTTTAGA is a window of Campylobacter concisus DNA encoding:
- a CDS encoding 4Fe-4S dicluster domain-containing protein — translated: MQQTLNSRRSFIAAAGLFFATTALKAAPKDFSGGGVRYGMAIDLTRCVGCQSCTMSCMLENDVQPGAFRTIVSEYEAKDKSGKMAVIASLPRLCNHCNKPACIDVCPTGASYQRSNGIVKIDTKECIGCALCVEACPYHARYLSLHTYKADKCTFCDHRLRAGLQPACVESCVGGSRIIGDLNDPNSNIRKFLATHETMVIDSPKNTNPQVFYHGVSEILAKNDKKLELDNGYKKVISWSEEIAQ